A section of the Humulus lupulus chromosome 2, drHumLupu1.1, whole genome shotgun sequence genome encodes:
- the LOC133818784 gene encoding phenylalanine--tRNA ligase, chloroplastic/mitochondrial: protein MATAAFSISQVFHFSSFPRSSLQRNGLRSFTLLLPFSSSSSKLDQKKWRQPIVSSLELGGVKIAKHDVVRDDPTNNVPDTIFSKLGMQLHRRDQHPIGILKNAIYDYFDTNYSNKFDKFDDLCPLVTVKQNFDDVLVPADHVSRSYNDTYYVDSQTVLRCHTSAHQAELLRNGHTHFLVTGDVYRRDSIDSTHYPVFHQMEGVRVFSPNDWDTSGIDATSYAAKDLKECLEGLARHLFGAVEMRWIDTYFPFTSPSFELEIFFQEKWLEVLGCGVTEKEILQRSGKTDNVAWAFGLGLERLAMVLFDIPDIRLFWSADERFTSQFSSGHLGVKFKPFSKYPPCYKDISFWIDESFTENNLCEVVREIAGDLVEEVQLIDNFTNKKGMTSHCYRIAYRSMERSLTDEEINKLQWDVRERAVSKLNVILR from the exons ATGGCAACTGCAGCTTTCTCTATTAGCCAAGTCTTCCACTTCTCCAGTTTCCCAAGAAGCTCACTCCAAAGAAATGGTCTACGAAGCTTCACTCTTCTTCTACCATTCTCCTCTTCCTCTTCTAAGCTTGACCAAAAGAAATGGAGGCAGCCTATTGTTTCATCGCTGGAGCTTGGAGGTGTCAAGATTGCCAAACATG ATGTTGTGAGGGATGATCCTACAAATAATGTTCCGGATACAATTTTCTCCAAGCTTGGAATGCAACTCCACAGAAGAGATCAACATCCTATTGGGATTCTTAAGAATGCGATTTATGATTACTTTGACACTAATTACTCCAACAAGTTCGATAAGTTTGATGACCTATGTCCATTGGTTACTGTAAAACAG AACTTTGATGATGTACTTGTTCCTGCCGATCATGTGAGCCGAAGTTATAATGACACATATTATGTTGACTCACAAACTGTTTTGAGGTGCCATACAAGTGCTCATCAGGCGGAGTTGCTAAGAAATGGACACACTCATTTTCTTGTAACAGGAGATGTTTATCGTAGGGACTCCATTGACTCAACTCATTACCCTGTTTTTCATCAG ATGGAAGGTGTTCGAGTGTTTTCTCCAAATGATTGGGATACGTCTGGGATTGATGCCACATCTTACGCTGCTAAAGACTTAAAGGAGTGCCTTGAGGGTTTGGCACGCCACTTATTTG GCGCTGTTGAAATGCGCTGGATTGACACATATTTTCCATTCACCAGTCCATCATTTGAACTTGAGATCTTTTTCCAG GAAAAGTGGTTAGAGGTTTTGGGATGTGGGGTTACGGAGAAAGAAATATTGCAAAGAAGTGGGAAAACAGATAATGTTGCCTGGGCTTTTGGGCTTGGATTAGAGCGGCTAGCAATGGTTTTATTTGATATACCAGATATACGCCTATTTTGGTCAGCTGATGAAAGGTTTACTTCTCAG TTTTCATCTGGCCATCTGGGTGTTAAATTCAAGCCATTTTCCAAG TATCCTCCTTGTTACAAAGATATTAGTTTTTGGATTGATGAATCATTCACGGAAAACAATTTATGTGAAGTTGTTAGAGAAATTGCTGGAGATCTTGTTGAGGAG GTGCAACTCATAGACAATTTCACAAACAAGAAAGGAATGACAAGTCACTGTTACAGGATAGCATACCGCTCCATGGAGCGTTCGCTGACCGATGAGGAAATTAATAAGCTTCAG TGGGATGTAAGAGAACGAGCAGTGAGCAAGTTGAATGTTATCCTCAGATGA